From Chryseotalea sp. WA131a:
TTCCTGTTCTGCCCATGGACGTGGTCGAGATCACAACTCCATCAACGTTTGGATTTGTTAGAAAGTCAGCTGGCCACGTTGCATATCCCAACGTTCCATCAGTAAAATTCCCAACCCAAATGTTCAAATAACGGTCAGTCGGCCATGGGTCTTGACCACCCTGATTGGTTATCTTTATGCCAATTGAAGTTTCGTCTGTTATTCGCTCATTTGGGTTATTTGGGTTGACGATTGTACTAAAAGTAAACCCAGTCTTGTTTGTGGATCTCCGGGTTACCCCATTTGTAGTATTTCCATTTGGGTCTTGACAGGCTAATCGAAATTCAAAATTATAATCAGAAGCTACACCCGCAAATGCAGCCGGTGTATTTGTTCTATTTGCATTCAATCTCCTGAAGTCCTCGTTGAGCACATCAATTTGCGATTGGATTTGCGCTAAGCTGATATTCAATCCAGTGCCTTCAGTCTCGTTACGGTGCAGCACATGTACCACTACAGGTATGATTATTATACCATTCGGGTCGGCAAGGCGATAGCTTGCGCCTGATTGGTTATTTATATAATTAGTGGTAAAACTCTCCAAGTACACAAACCGTTGGTAACGAGCTGGGTTCTGAATCTGCATCGAGTTGAGATCAAGGCTCATTGGACAATTTCGACTTTGACTCATTAATAAAAAGGTGAACCAAGTCATGAAATTGAGCAACAATATTATTTTCTTCATAAAAATTTGGTTTTAGTTTGATTTTTTTTTCCATGTGTCGGGGCCCCCTATACTTCTTACAAATTGATAATCCATGATCAAATATTGAGAGCAAATCCTTATAGGAACATCCGTAACCCTTAAGCCTGTTTTTAGGTCATAAAAGATTAAAACAGGCAACTCTCCCTCAGGAAATCCATCAGTGCCAGAACCAGGTGCATCTTTCCATTTGATTATGTCAAATCTTCTTTGGACACCAGCTTTGTTACAGGTATAATAAGTTGCAGTATCATTTTCCAATTTCAGTTCGAGAGAATATCCTTCTGTTTTCGGGGTCAAGTATTTAGTAGGCTTACCTCTTTGTACCTCCTCTTGCTGAAGCCACGTCCATGTTCCTTGAATATTCATTTCAACTGTATCAATATTTCTGGTTAGCATACATGGAACTCTAAATGGTGTTTCCACATTTTCGAGAATGCAAGGGCTTGGTTTACTGCTTTCATTGCAAGAAGAAATCAATAAGAGATTAATCAACATGAGAGAAACTATTTTCATCTAGTGCGATTTGTTTTCAACGGCTTCGATAATATGAATATAAATTTAGACACTCATGAGATTAAAAGGTTGAAAAAAGTGAAATTAATTTTTTGATAACAATATCTTAATTTGGTGTAACAATTGGCTCTTTTGCTTGCTTTGGTGTCGCGCGGTAAGGTGTGGCAAGCGAACGTGCCAATTTTCGAAGCGCGAATCTGTCCCGCGGCATTGTGCATAACGTGAGTATTTGCGTTCGAGCGGGGCTTTCGAAGCCACGCCTTGTCCCCGACACCGAACGCATTAAAGATACGAAAACGTTGGATTACGCGTCAACCCCGCTTGACGCAAATACATTGTTACAGGCTGGCGTTCGGTCTTTCCGTTATTGGTTGTCGTCATTTATTACCTTTTGCTCTGTTGTGTGTCTTACATAACATTTCGCAATTTTTTATGTCTGTCGCACCGCCTTTGCTCCACGCTGTTACGTGGTCTGCGTCCATTTCTGTTAGTTGCCAAATTTTAGTTTTATTGCTATCATGTCCTAATGAACATAATGGACAATTTGAAATCTCTTTTTTCTCTGCTTCTGCCGTTTGTTTTGTATAAACAGATTTCTTTGTCGCATCGTCAAAAACTCGAACTTCTAAAAGTTTTGTGTCTGTTGAACCACCAAGAATATATTCAAAAATACCTCTGCGATATTTTATGTATGGGTCACCATACAGTTTTTTCACTTCGTCTGATACTGTCTTTGAGTTGTAGGGCTGTTTCCGATAAGTTTCATAAAGTCTGCCCCATTCAAGTCCTTTCATTTCGCTTTCAACGTCAATAAATACAGTAGAAACCCAATCAATTACACTTGTAAAATAGTCTTTTAACTCTGTAATGTTGTTATCAAATCTATGTCGGCTCATATATTCGCTAGCATTGTCTTTGCTCACCCATTGTAATGCTCTTTCTAGAAAATCCTGACGATTTGCACTACCTGAAATGTATGCACTCCACTTTTGAATATTGGAATTTTTACTATTGCTAAATTCTTCTTTACCCATTGTAACGAAAGGTCCTGAATAAACTGCATTCAGCAATTCTTGGCCATTTAAAGGAACTCCTGCAATGTTTATAGTTCTAAACCATTCTTTAATTTCACTTTCTGTTCCCTCACATTCATAGATAAGAAGTTTAGTATTTAATATTTTATTCTTTTTGTCTAATGCAAAACCACCGAATAATTGTTCATTTCCGTTTTCGTCTTTTATTGCAAATTTATTTGTCACAAAACGTCCAATGCTTGTGATACGCTGTTGACCATCTAAAACTTCAAAGTTGTTTGGGTTAACTTTGTTGAAGTAGACTAAGCCAATTGGATAACCTTTCAAGATTGATTCAATTACAGCAACTTCTCTCTTGCCACCTTCAGAAGCATAAATGTAATTTCTTTGATACTCTGGTTGGATAGTAAGCTTACCGGAAAGTCCAAATAATCCTTTGCCCTCAAGTTCACTATAAACAAACCCATCGCAAATATCTTCTACAGTAATTTCTGTTATTAATGTTGCTTCCATATTCTTACTTTCATTTTTTACGTTTTATAAGAAGTCGCTTATATACATTTACACCATCAACTGAAACTGACATATTGATATCATTATTCCAACCATCAGGTCTTCCGTAATCATAAGAGCAGCCAATTATTTCGAATTGTTCAGGATTATATTTGTCTAAGAAAGTAATGGGAACGCCCATTACACCATCATAGTCACTTGGAATTGAATCAGTGTATGGAACTTCAATTGCATTGAAATTATCATATTTTTTATACCCAACCCCTTTAATATCCTTATGAGAACTAAACTTAATGTTATCATTCATCGTCATTAGAGGTAATATTTGGTGTCTCTTTCCATGGTCTAGATTAGTAAACCAAAGACAATTGTTTGTAGCTACGATTCTATTGCCATCTTCATCAATTCGTGCTTCAGTGCCATATAATTCATAAGATTTAGGAACAATAAAGCCAGAAATCCAACGCCCCATTCCTGTACCTAACCATACTTTATTTTTTTTGATCAATGGAAAAACTTCTTTGT
This genomic window contains:
- a CDS encoding DUF262 domain-containing protein; the encoded protein is MEATLITEITVEDICDGFVYSELEGKGLFGLSGKLTIQPEYQRNYIYASEGGKREVAVIESILKGYPIGLVYFNKVNPNNFEVLDGQQRITSIGRFVTNKFAIKDENGNEQLFGGFALDKKNKILNTKLLIYECEGTESEIKEWFRTINIAGVPLNGQELLNAVYSGPFVTMGKEEFSNSKNSNIQKWSAYISGSANRQDFLERALQWVSKDNASEYMSRHRFDNNITELKDYFTSVIDWVSTVFIDVESEMKGLEWGRLYETYRKQPYNSKTVSDEVKKLYGDPYIKYRRGIFEYILGGSTDTKLLEVRVFDDATKKSVYTKQTAEAEKKEISNCPLCSLGHDSNKTKIWQLTEMDADHVTAWSKGGATDIKNCEMLCKTHNRAKGNK